TATATTGCCAGATGAGAGTTTTAGTGAAATTTTAAGGCTTCATGATAGCAATAAAATTTTTAACTATGCTATGGGCGAGAGCTTTAAAAATACAAAAATTTATGAGACGCTTTTTTACATTACAAGAGCGATAAACGAAGAGGCAAGACCGGTTTTTGATCAAAGCAAGTGTGAGAGCTACGAGGAGCTTGGCTTTATCTTGAGTACGCTTGGCGTAAGCGAAGAGCTTTTTAATAAATTTAAATCAAGCTATTTTGAACTTTGCGACTTTGCTAAATTTAAAGAGCTAATAGATGAGCTTTTAATGCTTGAAAATGAGCCAAGATGCGAAGAAAAGCTCGCGCTTGAGCTTTTTAGGATTGAGAATTTATGTAGGTACTTTAGCTTTAGCTTAAAGCAGTTAAGTGAAATTTTTTTGCTAAATATCTCGCGCCTTAGCATCGATGATGTGGGTGGTGGAAAGATTAGCGTCATGGGCATGCTTGAGAGCCGTGGAATGAAATTTGATGGCGTGATCATAGTTGATTTTAATGATAACTTCATCCCAGCAAGAAGCACAAATGAGATGTTTTTAAACTCGAAAGTGAGGCAAAAGGCAGGGCTCATAAGCTACCTTGAGCGTGAAAATTTGCAGAGATTTTACTATGAAAGTCTTATAAATAATGCCAAAAAGGTCGCCATAAGCTGTGTTTTAAACGAAGAGAGTATTCCTTCAAGATTTTTAAAAAATTTCAAAACAATAAAAGATGAGAAATTTAGTGACGAGGCGTATTTAAAATTATTTTTAAAAGGAAATACAAGCCTAAATTTAAGCGATGATGAGATCATTTTGGAGCATGATTTTTTTACTAAACCGCTATCATTTTCTACACTAAATTTATTTCTAACTTGCCCAAGAAAGTATTATTACGCAAAGATAGCTGGTATAAAAGGAGCAAAAGCAATAGCAACTGAGCCAGGATCTAAGCAAGGAAATAGCGTGCATAAGGCGCTTTATGAATACTATACAAGTGATTTTTATAGACAAAAAAATATATTTGATTTGGCTATTTTTAAAGAAATACTTGCAAAGCAAGATTTTTCTTCGCTTGAGCTTGAGATTTGGTCGCAGAAATTTAAAGAATACGCAGAGTTTGAAAATGAGCGTTTAAGTGCTGGCTTTAGAGTGCTTGATTGTGAAAAAGATATAGAGAGTGATTTTTGTGATGTAAAGATAAAAGGCATTATCGATAGGATCGATGCTAGCCCTAATGGTGAGCCTTTTATGCTTGATTATAAAACTGGTGAGGCAAATGCGAACTCGCTTCAGCTTGCATTTTATGAAGCACTTTACGGTAGCGAGGTAAAAAGTGCTTATTTTGCCCTAAAGAATGAACCAGTGCTTATTAGCTCAAAAAAAGGCGTGGATCATCTAAAGGATGAGATAGAAAATCTAAAGAGCATAAATAACACTAAGATAAATTTTGAAAGAAAGAGCGGAGCTTGTAAATTTTGCGAGTATGCCATACTTTGTAGGAGAGAGTTATGAAAGATTTTTTAGCCCTAAAAGCAAGTGCTGGAAGCGGGAAAACATTCGCTTTAAGCGTTCGTTATATCGCTTTGGTGCTTAGAGGCGAAAATATAAACGAGATCATCGCTCTAACCTTTACCAAAAAAGCGGCCAATGAGATGAAAGAGCGCATAATCACAACTTTTTTGGACTTACAAAACAAAAAAGACGAGCTTGATAAGCTTTGCAAAGAGCTTGGTTTGAGCCAAGATGAGGTCATAAAAAGACGCGATGAGAAGCTTGATAGGTTTTTGCAAAGTGAGCTAAAAATTTATACATTTGATGCATTTTTCTCTGGAATCCTAAAGAAATTTAGTCAAAATTTAGGGCTTAGTCCTGATTACAGCGTGCAAGATAGTCTGCAAGATCTGGCGTGGAAAAAATTTGTAAAAGAGGTAAGCAAAGATCAAAAGCTTCTTAGCGAGCTTGCACTCATGATGATAATCTCAAGTCAAAAAGAGGCGAGCTTTTCACAGACTTTGGCTAAATTTTATGAGAGCTTTGGCGGTGAGCTAAAAGATAGTGGTGCAAGCTATCCAGATGATAGCAAGGTAAGAGCAGTGCAAAAGGAGATAAATGAACATATAGCCTTGCAAAATGGTGCTAGCGATACGGCCAAAAAGACATTTAGTGAGCAAAATTTATTTGAGCTTTTTAAAAATAAGGTCTTTGAAAGAGAGAGTCTGTATTACCGCACTTTTAGTAAAATTTATACAAGTGAGCTTGATGAGCTTTTTGTAAAGCTAAAAGAGGCGGCAAAAGAGTATATTTTGGAGGTTGAAAGATATAGACTTAGCGGCTTTAGCAAGCTCTTAAATGTTTATAAACACTCAAATTTAGAGCTAAATAAAGAGATAAACGCTTTAAGTTTTGCTGATATAAATAAGCTGGTATTTAAGCTTTTGGTTGAAAATTTTGATAAAGATGTGCTTTATTTCAGGCTTGATGGCCGCATAAATCACCTTTTGATAGATGAGTTTCAAGATACAAATGTGATCCAATATGAGATCATCTTGCCGCTCATCACCGAGATCGTTTCAGGATACGGACAAAACGGGCTTGGAAGCTTCTTTTATGTTGGAGATACGAAGCAGAGTATCTATAAATTTAGAGGTGGTAAAAAAGAGCTTTTTGATAAGCTTGGAGAGAAATTTGAGCAAATTTTGGTCGAAAATTTGCCTAGCAACTACCGCAGTTTAAAGGCTTTAGTGAAATTTAACAATGCCGTTTTTGAAGAAATTTACCATAGATATAGGCTTAGTTTTGAGCCACAAGAGCCAGCTAAAAAAGATAAGGAGCTAAGCTACAAAGTAAGTGGCGAGTGTCCTTATTTTGAAGCCGAGGAAGACGACTACGGCTACTTGCGTGTGCTAAGCGATGAAGATATCGTGGGTGCAGCGGTTTCGCAAGTAAAAGAGCTACTTGCTGCTGGCGTAAATGCAAGTGAGATAACTGTGCTTTGCTGGAAAAATAGTGACATCAGCCTCATCTCAGAGGTGCTTAGCAGTGAGGGGATAAAAAGCGTAAATGAAGGCACCTTGGAGCTAAAGCGAACGCCGTTTGTTGCAGCGATCATCGAGTATGCGAAATTTTGTCTTTTTGGTGAAGAAATTTATGAAAAAAATGTAAAAGCACTCGTAAACACAAATCCTAAAAAATTAAAAATAAATGCTGAAGATAGTGCGACAAAAAGCCTATTTTATCTAGCTAAAAATTTATGCATAAATATGGCTGATGTTGATATTCTAAGGCTTTTTGAGCTAAGTAACGGCTACAAAAATTTAAGTGATTTTATCTTTAATCTTGAAAATTTTAGTTCTAAAATCAGTCCAAAAAATGCTGATGGCGTAAAGATAATGACTGTTCATAAGTCAAAAGGGCTCGAGTTTGCTTACGTGATAGTTTGTGATATGATGAGTAAAGGCAGAGGCGATGACTCAAACTTTATAACAGAATATAGCGAAAAAGGCGAGTGGATAGTAAAAAGTAGAATTTCTGGTAGAGAAAATTTTGACCCTGAGTATGCTGGTGTGTTAGAGCAAATAAAAGAGCTTGAGAAGCAAGAAAATATCAATAAAATTTACGTCGCTTTCACTAGGGCTACAAAGTCACTTATCATCATTAAACAAGCTACTCCAAGTGGAAATAGTCCTAGCTTTTTTTCTTTTTATACTAGAAGTGATAAAAGCGAAGTAAACGACTATCTTGATCTAAAAGAGTTTAGTTTTGGCAAAATTTTACCTAGCAAGAGCGAGCAAAAAGAGGCAAAAAAAGATGAAAAAATGCCTGAAATTTTAAAGATAGAAAGGCAAGAGATAGAGGCAAGAGAGCAAAAAACGAGCGGTAAAAATTTAGAGGCAATCTATTTTGGCTTAGCGTTTCACTATTTGCTTGAGATGAGTGAAAGATTTGATGAAAATTCGCTTTTAAAAGCTAAAAGTTTAATGCTAAATAAATTTTATAAATTTCTTTCACCTGATAGACTTGAAGATGCCTTTAAACGGGCAAAAATGCTAATAAATGAGCCAAAATTTCTAAAGTGCATAAAAAATAAAGAAATTTACAAAGAGCAGCCATTTAAAGTAAAAAACGAACTAAAACAGATGGATTTATTTTGTATTGGAGAGAGCGAAATTTGTGTGATTGACTATAAAACGACCGATAAAAATATTGAGGAAAATAAAAAACAAGTTGGAGAATACAAAGAGGCATTAAGTAAATTTTATCCAAAGCATAGTATAATCGCCGTCATCTTCTACGCTCTTGATGGAAAAATTTCATATATTGAAGTTTAAATGCTACTTAATTTAAGCTTTATAAAAGCATTGTTTAAATACAATCACAACTCAAAAATTAACTTGGCAAAGGTAAGAAAATGACAAAAATAACAAAGCCAAACGAAGTTAAACGAGACTGGATCGTTGTTGATGCAGCTGGTAAACGTTTTGGTAGATTGCTAACTGAGGTAGCAACTATACTTCGTGGCAAAAACAAACCATGCTTCACGCCAAACGTAGATTGTGGCGACTATGTTATCATCATAAATGCTTCAAAAGTAGAATTTACTGGTAATAACAAGGCTGAAGACAAACTTTATCACAGACACTCAGGATATTTTGGTAGCGTAAAGAGTGAAAAATTTGGCGATTTGATAGCAAATAAGCCAGAAAAATTATTTAAATTAGCTGTTCGTGGAATGCTTCCAAAAACTAAACTTGGAAGAGAGATGATAAAAAAACTAAAAGTTTATGCTGGCAGTGAGCATCCTCATACGGCACAAATAGCTAAAAAAGAAGGAAAATAATTATGGCAAAAGTTTATGCAACTGGTAAAAGAAAAACTGCCGTAGCAAAGGTTTGGATAAAAGCTGGAAGCGGTAAAATCGTAGTAAATGGTATGGATCTTAACACTTGGCTTGGTGGTCATGAGGCTATAAAGCTTAAAGTAATTCAGCCACTTCTAGTTACTAAACAAGAGAGTTTAATAGATGTAGTAGCTACAACTTTAGGTGGTGGTTATTCAGCACAAGCAGAGGCTTTAAGGCACGGTATTTCACGTGCTTTAGCTGATATGGATGCTGATTTTAGAGCAGCACTTAAACCAAAAGGCTTGTTAACTAGAGATTCTCGTGTTGTTGAGCGTAAGAAATTTGGTAGAAGAAAGGCAAGAAGAAGCCCACAATTCTCTAAACGTTAATGATTTTTTGCAAGTGCTTTTGCATTTGCAAAATTTAAGTTGTGTAAATTTCAAATTTACATTGTTAATTAAATTATGATTTAGAGTCGGTTAAATTTTATTCAGTTAAAATGTAACCACTTTAAAATAAATCCTAAGAAAGGAATTCTAAATATGAAAAAGATTGCTTTAGCTATGGTTGCCGCAACAGCGGTTTTTGCGTCTAACGCAGCATATAATTATGAAGTTACTCCAACTATTGGTGGCGTTCACCCAGAGGGAAATCTACGTGTAAAAGACCATAACTTCGTTGGTGTTAGAGCTGCTAGAAATCTTGAAGATTTTTTCTTTGATCAAGTAGAGCTTGGTGTTGATTACACTCAAAAAGCAAAAGAAAAAACAGGTAGCTTAACAAGAGAAGGAAGAGTTCTTAGATATCATGCAAATCTTGTAAAAGATATAGTTGATTTTGGACCAGTTAGTCTATATGGCTTAGTTGGTGCTGGTTATGAAGATGTTCCAGCTATTTTTGTTAAAAATGAAGATGGCGGTTTTGGCCAATATGGTTTTGGTTTAAGATATCAAGTAACTGATAGATTTGCTCTTAAAGCAGAAGCAAGAGATGCTATCAAATTTGAACATGCTGATCATAACCTATTCTATTCACTAGGCTTTGGTATTGGTCTTGACTCAAAAGCAGCTCCAGTTGTAGCAGCAGCTCCAGTTGCAGCAGCAACTCCAGCAGCAACTCCAGTTCTTGATGATGATAATGATGGCGTGCCAAACGATATAGATCAATGCCCTAACACTCCAGCTGGCGTAGTTGTTGATGAAAGAGGATGCGAGAAAGTTATCGTTCTTAGAGATCTAGATGTTAACTTTGCATTTGATAGCTACAAAGTTGGACCAAAATACGCAGCTGAGATCAAAAAAGTAGCTGACTTTATGGGCGAACACCCAGATTATAAAGTTGTACTTGCTGGTCACACTGATAGCGTAGGTGCAGAAGCTTATAACCAAAAACTATCTGAAAAAAGAGCAAAAGCAGTAGCTGATGTTCTTGCTGGCTATGGAGTAAGCGAGGATAAAATTTCAACAGTTGGCTACGGTGAGCTTAAACCAATTGCTACAAATAAAACTAAAGAAGGCCGCGCTCAAAATAGACGCGTTGAAGCTACTTTCAATAAATAATCTTATTATTTAAAGTTACTTTTTTATGGGCTTAGCTTCGGCTAGGCCCTTTTTTATTTCTACGGAGAAAATGATGAAAAAAACCATACTTTTTGATTTAGACGGTACACTTATTGACTCGACTTCGGCTATTTTAAAAGGATTTGATAGAGCTTTTTTATCTCATGGCAAAAAAGAGCCAGACCATAATGTATTAAAGTCTTTGGTTGGTCATCCGCTTGAAATAATGTTTGAAAGACTTGGTGCAAGCAAAAATTTAATTGATAGCTATATAAAAGAGTATAAAGCTTGCTACGAAAAAAATTATCTTAATGAGACGGTACTCTTAGATTATGCAAATGAAGCATTGAAGGAGGCAAGTAGCTTTGCTGATGTAGGTATAGTTACTACGAAAACTTCAAAATTTTCTATTATCTTGCTTGAGCATTTGGGGGTTATGAAATATATAAAAACTGTTATTGGAAGAGACGATGTTGCTAATCCAAAACCAAATCCAGAACCTATAAATTTGGCTTTAGATAGACTTAATAAAGATAAAAATAATGCATTTATGGTAGGTGATACCATTATGGATCTAATGGCTGCACAAGCTGCCTTTGTTACAGGCGTGGGTCTAACTTGTGGATATGGTCAAAAGAGTGATTTGGAGAATTTTAGTAAACATATTTTCTCAAACCCATTTGAAGCCGTTAGCTTTATAGAAGAGGTTTGATAATCTAATATCCCCAAACTGCTTATCCTTTAAAGTAAATTTAACCTAACGTTTAGCTTGCTTGGTTATAAAATTTACTCCAAAAAATTTATTACCTTTGTTTGGCGCAAAATCTTTTTAAAAATATTTATTATGAATTTTTACATCTAAATTACTTAAATTGATTTTCTTAATAGCCTACTTTCATAGTAAATTTATCTTATTTAAAATATGAAAATTTATCTAAAACTAGCTAATTTTAGGAGATCATAGATTTAAGACCCTAGCCACTTTTAGGGCGCTTGCAAATGCAAAATGCAAGTTATATCCGCCAAGCATGCCAGTGATGTCCAAGACTTCACCAATAAAATAAAGCCCCTTAACGCTATAAGCTTGTAAATTTTCATCTAAAAATTCGCTCTTTACGCCACCTTTTGTAACCTCCGCTCTTTCAAAGCCAAATGTCCCAGCTGGGGCAAACTCATAAGCAAAAAGCCTTTTTATTATTTGTCTATCATTGTCGTTAAATTCATAAAAGGCTCTGTCTTTTAAGCCAAAATTTTTTAAAACCTCCAGTACAAATCTCTTTGGTAAGGGCAAAACCGAACTAAGCTGCTTTTTGCCATTTATTAAATTTTTCTCATTAAATTTGGGTAAAAAATTTATACAAATTCGACCTTTTTGCCAAAATAACGAGGCGTTTAGTATCGCTGGTCCGCTTATGCCTCTATGTGTAAAAAGTAAGTCTCCACTAAATTTATGGCTATTTATCTCCACATCTGCGTTTAGGCTGACGCCACTAAGTTCTTTAAACCAAAACTCATCTTTTTGTACGCTAAATCCGACAAGTGCAGGTGCAAGAGCTGATGTCTCAATACCAAAATCATTTGCTATTTTATAGCCAATGTCGCTTGCGCCAAGGGCTTTGTAGCTTAGTCCGCCACTTGCTATGACTAAATTTCTAGCTCTAAATTTCTCATCTTTTGTCAAAATTTCAAAAATTCCATCTACTTTTTTAGCGCCAAGAACCTCTTTATTGTAAAAAATATCCGCTTTTTGTCTTTTCAGAAGTACGTTTAAAACGCTCTTTGCACCGCTATCGCAGAAAAATTGATTTTGCTTTTGCTCACTAAATTTAAGCTCGCTAAAAAATTTTAAAACTTGATTTGGAGTCAATTTTTTTAAAATTTGCTCTATAAATTTTTGCTCGCCAAGGTAGTTTTTAGCGCTTATAAAGCGATTTGTGATGTTACATCTGCCTCCACCACTTGCTAGGATCTTTTTGCCAGCACTACTATTTTTTTCTAAGATAGCAATCTTTTTACCCTTTAAATTTGCCCCTAAAAAGAGCCCGCTAGCGCCAGCACCAATGATGATGACGTCATAGATCAAAACTTCAAGCTCTCTTTTAAAGCAGCCTCGCTTGTTAGGCGAGAGTCAAATTTGATCACTTGATTTTTCTCGTTTTTGTAATAATCGACTACGCCTTTTTGGCTATTTAGTAACTCTAAATTTAAGCTTACTTCAGGGCTTAGATAGATATTTTTAAAAATTCTTGGATCGCTTAAGCTAAAGAGCAAAACAAGCCATATCACGCAAAGCACCACGCAGATGACGGCTAGTACTTTAAAACCAAAGGCATGCAATATATACCCACCAAATGCACCTCCAACAAAGCTTCCCAGATAGCCAAATGAATTAAATACACCAAGGGCTGAGCCTTTTTGTGAGGATTTTACAAATTTTGTTGCGGTTGATTGCATGATGGGCTCATGAAGGTTAAAACCTATGAAAAATATAGCAACTCCCAAAACGAAGATAAAAAGCGTAAAGCTAATAGCAAAAATAGTGTAGGTTAGGGCAAAAAGCAGCGTGCCAGCTATCAAGATGACCTTGCTAAGTCCCTTGCCATCGCCAAGGGCGCCAGCTAGCCCCATAGCTAAAAAGCCAAGCACGGCGCCAAGCGAATAGACTTTGTAAAGCTCACTGCTTTCGTAGCCATACTCTTTTACTAAAACGATAGGGATCACCAAAAATGCGATGCTTGCTAGCATCTTTTGCATAAAAGAAGTAAAATTTATGATCATGTAGTCTTTTTGTAAAAACAGCTTACCAAATGGTACTTTTTCACTTTTAGCGCTCACTTTTATCTCTTTTGGCACAACGGTGTAGAGAAGTACAATGCAAAGTAGGCTAAGAGCGGCACTTAGGTAAAAGAGACTTGAAAGTCCGTAGTCTTTGGCAAGAAGTGGCCCAAGTACCATCGAAAGCGTGAAGCTAAGCCCTATAAAAGCTCCCATTATCGCCATGGCTTTTGAGCGTTTTTCTTCTGTTATATAGTCACTTATCATCGCAGTTGCAACTGCTCCGATAGCACCTACGCCTTGTAAAAATCTACCAAATAGCATGGTAAAAATATCGCTTGTAAGTGCACAAATTATTGAGCCGATGATAAAAACCAAAAGTCCGATCGTTAATGTTTTTTTGCGTCCTATCCTATCCGAGAGCGCTCCAAAAGGCACTTGAAATATCATCTGCGAGATCGCATAGACGCCTACTATTAGCCCTACTAAAAACTCGTTTGCTCCGCGTAAATTTAAGGCATAAAGGCTAAGCACTGGCAAAACTATAAAAAGACCTAAAAATCTGCTTGCTATGATAAAAGATAGTGGTAAAACGCTTTTTAACATAAAATTTTCCTTATTTTTAAAAGGACTAAGTTTATCATTTTAACGCTAATTTAAATTTAAAAATTTAATCTACTTTTTTGTAAAATATGCCCAAAAATCAAGGAGCTCTTGCAATGAAGATCGTGCTTGCGACATCAAATTTAGACAAAGTAAAAGAGATAAAAGAGTATTTAAAAGGCTATGAAATTTACGCTCTAAGCGAGGTCGTAAAGCCATTTGAGATCGTTGAAGATGGCAGCACTTTTCAGCAAAATGCACTCATAAAGTCAAAAGCTGTTTTTGCAAAGCTTAAAGAGCAGGGGCTTGATAATGAGTTTATCGCTCTTAGCGATGATAGCGGCATTAGCGTGGATGCACTTGGCGGTGAGCCAGGGATCTACTCAGCTCGCTATTTTGACCTTGATGAAAATGGCAAAGTATGCGGTAAAAACGCAAATGACGCAAACAATAGAGCAAAACTCATTAGCAAGCTAAAGGCGCTAAATTTAGAGAGTTCATCAGCGCACTATACTGCCTGTATCGCTATTAGCTCAAAATTTGGTGATTACACTACGCATGGCTTTATGTATGGAAGGGCGATTGATGAGGAGCGTGGCACAAATGGCTTTGGCTACGACGCGCTCTTTATCCCAGATGGCTTTACTAAAACGCTTGGTGAGCTAGATAATGAGACGAAGCTTAAAATTTCTCACCGTTCAAAGGGACTTGAGCTTGCAAATTTCGTGCTAAAAAGTCTAAAGAAAAACTTTAGTTAAGCCCATTTAGCCCTTTGTTAGCTCTCTCTAAAAGATCCAGTGCGCGAGGATTTTGCTCTTTTCCATTTAAAATTTCAAGCACTTTTTTGTAGTTTTGGGTAGCTTCGTCCTTTTGATTAAGCTTTGCTAGGTCGTTAGCAAGCTCTACTAAAAGCTCTGATCGCACAAGCTCGTTGCTGCTTAACTCTGGCGTGATATCAAGTAAATTTAGCGCTAAAAGGTGGTTTTCGTGGGCTTTGTCAAATTCGTTTTTTAGGTAGTAGGCGCTAGCGATGCCTTTTATACAGATGAGTTCGTCGTTCATTGGGGCATTTGGCGCGTTGTCATAAATTTTTAGAGCTTCTTGAAAATTAGCAAGTGCTTCGTCGTATCTGCCTAGCACCTTTTGTGCCGCACCTAGGCTATGATAAGAGCGAGCTAGTAGCAGCTTGTCGCTAACGTTTGCCGCAAGCTCTAGGGCTCTTTGTGAGAGCTCTAACGCCTTTTGTGGCTCTTTATTTACCATGCAAATGCTAGCGCTATTTATGAGCGAAGTGATCGCCTGCTCGGTGTTGCCCTCTTTTAAGCAGACATCAGTCGCTTGCTCGGCTAAATTTATGGCTCTCTCCAAATTTCTATCGCTTTTATAAAACTCCCTCACACTCTC
The Campylobacter concisus genome window above contains:
- a CDS encoding PD-(D/E)XK nuclease family protein, whose amino-acid sequence is MYLDKNLKLWLSVKSALLSAFSYHCLKIQERKMHNLNQLFVFTNSRKIREFNASFNDELIPKSLSIAEFYKKVVYVDGRFEIDSTYALVLMNRACASVKKANSVLKIPTEFFEFLKNNDYLFSFFKELAISKKSIAEIKFNDIYANFEEHLNILEAVLKEYESLLDRENLYDDITLPKIYNVNEAYIKSFSEISLHIDGILSEFEWEILEKISKLTTLKIIFQTSVFNTKLINKIKQISAISEIENYKKYELNLKTNELICLENIKKFEPVLEKRFATRSLQCAYAMAKASEFVREGIKPENIAVILPDESFSEILRLHDSNKIFNYAMGESFKNTKIYETLFYITRAINEEARPVFDQSKCESYEELGFILSTLGVSEELFNKFKSSYFELCDFAKFKELIDELLMLENEPRCEEKLALELFRIENLCRYFSFSLKQLSEIFLLNISRLSIDDVGGGKISVMGMLESRGMKFDGVIIVDFNDNFIPARSTNEMFLNSKVRQKAGLISYLERENLQRFYYESLINNAKKVAISCVLNEESIPSRFLKNFKTIKDEKFSDEAYLKLFLKGNTSLNLSDDEIILEHDFFTKPLSFSTLNLFLTCPRKYYYAKIAGIKGAKAIATEPGSKQGNSVHKALYEYYTSDFYRQKNIFDLAIFKEILAKQDFSSLELEIWSQKFKEYAEFENERLSAGFRVLDCEKDIESDFCDVKIKGIIDRIDASPNGEPFMLDYKTGEANANSLQLAFYEALYGSEVKSAYFALKNEPVLISSKKGVDHLKDEIENLKSINNTKINFERKSGACKFCEYAILCRREL
- a CDS encoding RecB-like helicase; translated protein: MKDFLALKASAGSGKTFALSVRYIALVLRGENINEIIALTFTKKAANEMKERIITTFLDLQNKKDELDKLCKELGLSQDEVIKRRDEKLDRFLQSELKIYTFDAFFSGILKKFSQNLGLSPDYSVQDSLQDLAWKKFVKEVSKDQKLLSELALMMIISSQKEASFSQTLAKFYESFGGELKDSGASYPDDSKVRAVQKEINEHIALQNGASDTAKKTFSEQNLFELFKNKVFERESLYYRTFSKIYTSELDELFVKLKEAAKEYILEVERYRLSGFSKLLNVYKHSNLELNKEINALSFADINKLVFKLLVENFDKDVLYFRLDGRINHLLIDEFQDTNVIQYEIILPLITEIVSGYGQNGLGSFFYVGDTKQSIYKFRGGKKELFDKLGEKFEQILVENLPSNYRSLKALVKFNNAVFEEIYHRYRLSFEPQEPAKKDKELSYKVSGECPYFEAEEDDYGYLRVLSDEDIVGAAVSQVKELLAAGVNASEITVLCWKNSDISLISEVLSSEGIKSVNEGTLELKRTPFVAAIIEYAKFCLFGEEIYEKNVKALVNTNPKKLKINAEDSATKSLFYLAKNLCINMADVDILRLFELSNGYKNLSDFIFNLENFSSKISPKNADGVKIMTVHKSKGLEFAYVIVCDMMSKGRGDDSNFITEYSEKGEWIVKSRISGRENFDPEYAGVLEQIKELEKQENINKIYVAFTRATKSLIIIKQATPSGNSPSFFSFYTRSDKSEVNDYLDLKEFSFGKILPSKSEQKEAKKDEKMPEILKIERQEIEAREQKTSGKNLEAIYFGLAFHYLLEMSERFDENSLLKAKSLMLNKFYKFLSPDRLEDAFKRAKMLINEPKFLKCIKNKEIYKEQPFKVKNELKQMDLFCIGESEICVIDYKTTDKNIEENKKQVGEYKEALSKFYPKHSIIAVIFYALDGKISYIEV
- the rplM gene encoding 50S ribosomal protein L13, whose translation is MTKITKPNEVKRDWIVVDAAGKRFGRLLTEVATILRGKNKPCFTPNVDCGDYVIIINASKVEFTGNNKAEDKLYHRHSGYFGSVKSEKFGDLIANKPEKLFKLAVRGMLPKTKLGREMIKKLKVYAGSEHPHTAQIAKKEGK
- the rpsI gene encoding 30S ribosomal protein S9, with product MAKVYATGKRKTAVAKVWIKAGSGKIVVNGMDLNTWLGGHEAIKLKVIQPLLVTKQESLIDVVATTLGGGYSAQAEALRHGISRALADMDADFRAALKPKGLLTRDSRVVERKKFGRRKARRSPQFSKR
- a CDS encoding OmpA family protein codes for the protein MKKIALAMVAATAVFASNAAYNYEVTPTIGGVHPEGNLRVKDHNFVGVRAARNLEDFFFDQVELGVDYTQKAKEKTGSLTREGRVLRYHANLVKDIVDFGPVSLYGLVGAGYEDVPAIFVKNEDGGFGQYGFGLRYQVTDRFALKAEARDAIKFEHADHNLFYSLGFGIGLDSKAAPVVAAAPVAAATPAATPVLDDDNDGVPNDIDQCPNTPAGVVVDERGCEKVIVLRDLDVNFAFDSYKVGPKYAAEIKKVADFMGEHPDYKVVLAGHTDSVGAEAYNQKLSEKRAKAVADVLAGYGVSEDKISTVGYGELKPIATNKTKEGRAQNRRVEATFNK
- a CDS encoding HAD family hydrolase, which encodes MKKTILFDLDGTLIDSTSAILKGFDRAFLSHGKKEPDHNVLKSLVGHPLEIMFERLGASKNLIDSYIKEYKACYEKNYLNETVLLDYANEALKEASSFADVGIVTTKTSKFSIILLEHLGVMKYIKTVIGRDDVANPKPNPEPINLALDRLNKDKNNAFMVGDTIMDLMAAQAAFVTGVGLTCGYGQKSDLENFSKHIFSNPFEAVSFIEEV
- a CDS encoding NAD(P)/FAD-dependent oxidoreductase; this translates as MIYDVIIIGAGASGLFLGANLKGKKIAILEKNSSAGKKILASGGGRCNITNRFISAKNYLGEQKFIEQILKKLTPNQVLKFFSELKFSEQKQNQFFCDSGAKSVLNVLLKRQKADIFYNKEVLGAKKVDGIFEILTKDEKFRARNLVIASGGLSYKALGASDIGYKIANDFGIETSALAPALVGFSVQKDEFWFKELSGVSLNADVEINSHKFSGDLLFTHRGISGPAILNASLFWQKGRICINFLPKFNEKNLINGKKQLSSVLPLPKRFVLEVLKNFGLKDRAFYEFNDNDRQIIKRLFAYEFAPAGTFGFERAEVTKGGVKSEFLDENLQAYSVKGLYFIGEVLDITGMLGGYNLHFAFASALKVARVLNL
- a CDS encoding MFS transporter, giving the protein MLKSVLPLSFIIASRFLGLFIVLPVLSLYALNLRGANEFLVGLIVGVYAISQMIFQVPFGALSDRIGRKKTLTIGLLVFIIGSIICALTSDIFTMLFGRFLQGVGAIGAVATAMISDYITEEKRSKAMAIMGAFIGLSFTLSMVLGPLLAKDYGLSSLFYLSAALSLLCIVLLYTVVPKEIKVSAKSEKVPFGKLFLQKDYMIINFTSFMQKMLASIAFLVIPIVLVKEYGYESSELYKVYSLGAVLGFLAMGLAGALGDGKGLSKVILIAGTLLFALTYTIFAISFTLFIFVLGVAIFFIGFNLHEPIMQSTATKFVKSSQKGSALGVFNSFGYLGSFVGGAFGGYILHAFGFKVLAVICVVLCVIWLVLLFSLSDPRIFKNIYLSPEVSLNLELLNSQKGVVDYYKNEKNQVIKFDSRLTSEAALKESLKF
- a CDS encoding non-canonical purine NTP pyrophosphatase, giving the protein MKIVLATSNLDKVKEIKEYLKGYEIYALSEVVKPFEIVEDGSTFQQNALIKSKAVFAKLKEQGLDNEFIALSDDSGISVDALGGEPGIYSARYFDLDENGKVCGKNANDANNRAKLISKLKALNLESSSAHYTACIAISSKFGDYTTHGFMYGRAIDEERGTNGFGYDALFIPDGFTKTLGELDNETKLKISHRSKGLELANFVLKSLKKNFS
- a CDS encoding tetratricopeptide repeat protein; its protein translation is MKKILPFLAPICLFASSCDELIQESVREFYKSDRNLERAINLAEQATDVCLKEGNTEQAITSLINSASICMVNKEPQKALELSQRALELAANVSDKLLLARSYHSLGAAQKVLGRYDEALANFQEALKIYDNAPNAPMNDELICIKGIASAYYLKNEFDKAHENHLLALNLLDITPELSSNELVRSELLVELANDLAKLNQKDEATQNYKKVLEILNGKEQNPRALDLLERANKGLNGLN